From a single Carassius gibelio isolate Cgi1373 ecotype wild population from Czech Republic chromosome A18, carGib1.2-hapl.c, whole genome shotgun sequence genomic region:
- the LOC127934274 gene encoding enhancer of mRNA-decapping protein 4 isoform X1 produces the protein MDTSSNMDIEGATQHLRDILKLDRPGNSAESSLVESQRKPSFNGEMNGVLGADLMGAGLMEPTTHNSDKLNGQDTQTICLSGDDGSTCVPIRANNVEIVSSRDSSIDSKARGSNKVKIQPVAKYDWEHKYYYGNLIAVSNSYLAYAIRGANNHSMIRVLRLGSTERSLLKGFTGAVTDLAFAHLDSTLLGCVDEAGNLFIWQLTSHNSKIQDEVFVHIRRPEDTPLNSNRRLIWCPFIPEDNDESPEDACQTLALLHEDRAEVWDLDILRSNNSSWPVDATDLKEGFITIRGHTARISEGALSPDGTVLATASHDGYVKFWQIYIEGQDQPSKCSYDEHKRLISKTQNLTNEPTKRCLHEWQPQNGRPLSCLLFCDNHKKQDPEVPFWRFLITGADQNQELKMWCTVSWTCLQTIRFSPDPFNSSVLPSLKASLDLSAEFLILSDVQRKVLYVMELLQDQEQGRASFTAVSEFLLTHPVLSFGIQDVARTRLRHTEVLPPDEESESMTTEGNQGPSESKSGIQIKLYCVHTKSLQDVQIWFQPNQGASSSLFMPQSGSQDGFGFSDPLADLNVEAMSSDKESGDSGSHNDLSKILALPTPADFMSPAPSALPKLMTPDAFMTPSTSMPASPGSSASSLTIVTAMSSSDSGARGGDDLAQSPKMSVECGNSSLTLSASAGSPRSNSILISGLGENLQVSPPNPPLSLDLQAIEPMVVPQASPTRARSPDVISSASTAMSQDIPEIASETLQRGLASAAADSNPVLHSDSMASAASVLHLLSPRARSSAEHSLLPLELGAASVDGEQRLNNTPSLLETALSQENAVAAGGSCSDSSVNHTWPAAPDITRETRNSLRDNGLGDCSREEIKDRHISSPYHRRTYHLTQNDSQDASAEQSDHDDEVASLASSSGNCGPRSSHRLPVKDWKTSPRSSPKLKRKSKKDEGESSQPRQIENQMSTEVQDELLQMLRSQQREIAELRQNQLDLLQRVTCHMDAVQSSIMAHIEHAMLAQQEQEQRRMERILAEGQSRNQQLQDQLVQQLVQTLNNSLCNRLDKVLREEMKKTVPQTISKSLEPVTSQLNSTIAAKLTAVEGTLKENVTKVVKSKNTTDAIGRAAAEAMQGPIQSAYKETFQGIVLPVFERGCQSMFQQINDSFKQGTHEYIQQLETHIKNRKQQDQDARDPVIGQLQQMMDTLQSSQDQLATTVTASVCSDVQRQLHMIVGNLQDSILTQVQRIVKGEVSLAMKEQQAAVTSSIMQAMRSAAGTPVPSAHLDYQAQQASILQLLQQGQLNEAFQQALSAADLNLVLYVCETIDSQQVFGQQPCPLHQAVLLSLIQQLSTNLSTRTELKISYLEDAVMNLDHGDPVTRDHMSAVLTQVRQKLLHFLQQDAHSPLSKRARRLMMMLQGLVNH, from the exons ATGGATACCAGTTCCAACATGGACATAGAAGGCGCGACCCAGCACCTTCGGGACATCTTAAAACTGGATCGTCCCGGTAATTCGGCCG AGTCATCATTGGTAGAAAGCCAGAGAAAACCATCTTTCAATGGAGAGATGAATGGTGTTCTTGGAGCAGATCTTATGGGAGCAGGACTGATGGAGCCAACTACTCACAACTCAGACAAACTTAATGGACAGGACACGCAGACTAT cTGTCTTTCAGGAGACGATGGGTCCACCTGTGTCCCCATCAGAGCAAACAATGTGGAAATTGTGTCCAGTCGTGACTCTAGTATTGACAGTAAGGCTCGAGGCAGCAACAAG GTTAAAATTCAGCCAGTGGCCAAATATGACTGGGAGCACAAATACTACTATGGCAATTTAATAGCTGTGTCCAACTCTTACTTGGCTTATGCCATCAGAG GCGCAAACAATCATTCTATGATCCGAGTGCTGCGGCTGGGATCAACGGAGCGTTCGCTGCTGAAGGGCTTCACAGGTGCAGTCACAGACCTTGCTTTCGCCCACTTGGACTCCACCCTGTTGGGCTGCGTGGATGAGGCTGGAAACTTGTTCATTTGGCAGCTCACAAGCCACAACAGCAAAATACA AGATGAAGTGTTTGTTCACATCCGAAGGCCTGAGGACACTCCACTAAATTCCAACCGCAGACTCATCTGGTGTCCCTTCATCCCGGAGGACAATGATGAGAGCCCAGAGGATGCGTGTCAGACATTGGCACTCCTTCATGAAGACAGA GCTGAGGTTTGGGACCTTGACATCCTCCGATCCAATAACAGCTCGTGGCCTGTGGATGCCACTGACCTGAAAGAGGGTTTCATTACCATTAGAGGACACACGGCA CGCATTAGTGAGGGAGCACTGTCCCCTGATGGCACTGTCTTGGCCACAGCCAGTCATGATGGATATGTAAAGTTTTGGCAAATCTACATTGAAGGACAGGACCAGCCCAG TAAATGCAGCtatgatgagcataagagactgatttcaaaaacacaaaatcttaCCAACGAACCAACCAAACG ATGCCTGCATGAATGGCAGCCACAAAACGGACGGCCTCTTTCCTGCCTGCTCTTTTGTGACAACCACAAGAAGCAAGACCCAGA AGTTCCTTTTTGGCGCTTCCTGATCACTGGAGCTGATCAGAACCAGGAACTGAAGATGTGGTGCACAGTGTCATGGACGTGCTTACAAACCATCAG gTTCTCTCCAGATCCATTCAACAGCAGTGTGCTACCCAGCCTGAAGGCCAGTTTGGACCTGTCTGCAGAATTTCTCATTCTCAGTGATGTTCAGAGGAAG GTGTTGTACGTCATGGAGCTGCTACAGGATCAGGAACAAGGCCGTGCCAGCTTCACTGCAGTTTCAGAATTTCTGCTTACACACCCTGTGCTCAGCTTCGGCATACAGGATGTGGCCCGCACCCGACTGCGCCACACTGAGGTCCTTCCACCTGATGAGGAAAGCGAAAGCATGACGACAG AAGGAAACCAGGGACCCTCCGAGTCCAAATCAGGAATCCAGATTAAACTCTACTGCGTGCATACAAA ATCACTACAGGATGTGCAGATCTGGTTCCAGCCCAATCAGGGGGCCTCATCCTCCCTCTTCATGCCTCAGTCTGGGTCCCAGGATGGCTTTG GTTTTTCTGACCCACTGGCTGATCTGAACGTGGAGGCAATGAGCTCTGATAAGGAGTCTGGTGATAGTGGATCACATAATGACCTGAGTAAGATTCTGGCTCTTCCAACTCCAGCTGACTTCATGAGTCCAGCCCCTTCAGCCTTGCCCAAACTCATGACCCCAGATGCCTTCATGACGCCCAGCACCTCC ATGCCTGCTTCTCCTGGCAGCAGTGCAAGCAGCCTGACCATAGTCACGGCCATGAGCAGCTCAGATAGCGGTGCAAG AGGTGGAGATGATCTGGCTCAGAGCCCTAAAATGTCTGTTGAATGTGGCAACAGCAGCTTGACTCTGAGTGCCAGCGCAGGCAGCCCAAGATCCAACTCTATCCTCATCTCAGGCCTTGGGGAAAATCTTCAG GTTTCCCCCCCAAACCCTCCTCTCTCCCTGGATCTCCAGGCCATAGAGCCCATGGTTGTCCCCCAGGCCTCTCCAACCAGAGCTCGCTCTCCAGATGTTATCTCCTCTGCTTCTACGGCAATGTCCCAGGACATCCCCGAGATCGCCTCAGAGACCCTGCAGAGGGGGCTGGCCAGTGCCGCTGCTGACTCAAACCCTGTCCTGCATTCTGACAGCATGGCATCAGCCGCATCAGTCCTCCACCTGTTGTCTCCTAGAGCCCGGAGCAGTGCTGAGCACAGTTTGCTGCCTCTCGAATTGGGTGCAGCATCTGTGGATGGAGAACAGAGACTCAATAACACACCTTCACTGCTGGAGACGGCTCTGTCACAGGAGAACGCGGTAGCTGCTGGAGGATCCTGTTCTGACAGCAGTGTGAACCACACCTGGCCCGCAGCACCTGATATCACACGAGAAACTCGCAACAGCCTCAGAGACAATGGTTTGGGAGACTG CTCTAGGGAGGAAATAAAGGACAGACACATTTCTTCTCCCTACCACAGACGCACTTATCACCTGACTCAGAATGACAGTCAAGATGCAAGTGCAGAGCAGAG TGATCATGATGATGAGGTTGCCAGTCTGGCCTCTTCCTCGGGGAACTGTGGCCCTCGCTCCTCTCACAGACTTCCCGTAAAGGACTGGAAAACATCTCCGCGCAGCTCCCCTAAGCTCAAGAGGAAGAGCAAGAAGGATGAAGG AGAGTCCTCACAGCCTCGACAGATTGAGAACCAG ATGAGCACAGAGGTGCAGGATGAGCTTCTACAGATGTTACGGAGCCAGCAAAGGGAGATCGCTGAGCTGAGACAGAACCAGCTGGACCTTCTGCAGAGAGTCACCTGTCACATGGACGCTGTTCAGAGCTCCATCATGGCTCACATTGAGCACGCCATGTTGGCTCAGCAGGAGCAAGAAC AGAGAAGAATGGAGCGGATTCTGGCTGAAGGACAAAGCCGAAACCAACAGCTCCAGGACCAGCTGGTTCAGCAGCTTGTCCAGACACTGAACAACAGTCTCTGCAATCGGCTAGACAAAGTTTTGCGTGAAGAAATGAAGAAGACCGTCCCACAGA CAATATCGAAGAGTCTAGAACCTGTGACCAGCCAGTTGAACAGCACCATTGCTGCCAAGTTAACCGCAGTAGAAGGAACACTGAAGGAAAATGTCACCAAAGTTGTTAAATCCAAG AACACTACGGATGCTATCGGCCGTGCTGCAGCTGAGGCCATGCAGGGTCCCATCCAGTCAGCCTACAAAGAGACCTTCCAGGGCATTGTGCTGCCCGTGTTTGAGAGAGGCTGCCAGTCCATGTTTCAGCAAATCAATGACAGCTTCAAACAGGGAACACACGAGT ACATCCAACAGCTGGAGACACACATTAAGAACAGGAAACAGCAGGACCAGGATGCACGGGATCCCGTGATTGGTCAGCTGCAACAGATGATGGACACGCTCCAGAGTTCTCAAGACCAGCTGGCCACCACTGTGACGGCCAGCGTGTGCTCTGATGTCCAGCGTCAGCTCCACATGATCGTGGGAAA TCTGCAGGACTCAATCCTGACGCAGGTACAGCGCATAGTGAAGGGAGAGGTGAGTCTGGCCATGAAGGAGCAGCAGGCAGCTGTCACCTCCAGCATCATGCAGGCCATGCGCTCGGCCGCAGGAACACCTGTACCCTCTGCACATCTGGACTACCAGGCCCAGCAGGCCAGCATACTGCAGTTACTACAGCAGGGCCAGCTCAATGAGGCCTTCCAACAG GCTTTATCCGCAGCAGACTTGAATCTGGTGCTGTATGTGTGCGAGACCATTGACTCCCAGCAAGTATTTGGCCAGCAGCCCTGTCCACTGCATCAGGCCGTCCTTCTGTCTCTCATCCAGcagctctccaccaacctgagCACACGCACAGAACTCAAGATCAG CTATCTTGAAGATGCTGTAATGAACCTGGACCATGGAGATCCAGTCACCAGAGACCACATGTCTGCAGTGCTGACCCAGGTACGACAGAAGCTCTTACACTTCCTGCAGCAGGACGCCCACAGCCCTCTGAGCAAGCGCGCACGGCGCCTCATGATGATGCTGCAGGGCCTGGTCAATCACTAG